The genomic DNA aacATTGAAACTGACCCTGCAGGTGATACAGGAGCTGGTcaacttgtaaaaaaaacccaatttaaAGAACTAGATTGTTATCAATAAAAAGGTGCAACCTGTTTTCCCCAAAAATTTGGTACGTCCAATTAAAAACTctacaaaaatatactttatgttaaaacttaTGAGTTTGATTAATGCTGTTCCATTAAAAAGTTCCCTTTTTCTTTGTTGTCGTTGGTGCCCCATTTCAAGCTTatagtaaatcaagtcatataatttattataattaataaatatttctgataattattaataattctgatagccatctaaccacacttttgaactgcGCGATCCACATAAGTGTTGCTCAGATTCATCCtgacatatttgatatccttatgggagggttagcatttttattgtattttttacatatttgacgccccatgcaaggtatcatttatttattaaagagCATCCTAAACTGCCAGCAGTGTGCAGAAAACAAAGGATGAAATTTATGTcagtagtataaaaaaacagagtTCTGCTGAAACTTCATTTCCACATGTATGGATATGATGTCCATGATGAGTTCATGTGACATTAATAACTTCCTTAAACACGGTTCTGACCCTGAATATTTTTAGATCTTAGCCACAGACTTTATATTTGGGTCCAGGTCACATTAGTCACGTATCATCATTTCAGGAAGctcagggttgttttttttccacttccatataagtcgtgtgtgtgtgtgtgtgtgtgtgtgtgtgtgtgtgtgtgtgtgagtgacatcATATCCTTCCACAGGAAATGGCACATCTTCTCAGTCGGGGAGAATAAAAGTTGATTCATGCATCTTCAGCCAAGTTAATTTatacaaaagaactaaacacacaacaagttttaatcataatatttcttaaAAGAAGACTTCAAGtcaaatatgcaaaattactttttaatataaataaaaaaaactctccaAACTCTGCAGAAGGAAGATTGCTgttgtttaaaacataaaacagaatatTCTGTGCGTTATATGaaagttaattattttgttttaatatacataaatatacacaacaacacattcttctcattccctctctccatcacactgcaaaagtcaaaatttcaaggcaacaaacttcgataaaattttaagttggacaattaaactaaatattttaagttttgtttttgagtttgctcaactctgaatttttctggcacgattgtaacgctgctatgaaatgtcagctaatgttgtgaccacaattttgagttagcattgacacgctaatggctactcttgtagctgtaacaagcagcgccgctagcatcagttagccgctagcatcagttagcctctagcatcagttagccgttagcatcagttagcctctggcatcagttagccgctagcatcagttagccgctagcttttgataatgaccgaatttcaccgaattgacaactggcttcctttgttgtgctaacttacattattgccctaaatgtcaataatttatatttccaagttttaccaacttaaatcactgttttaggccaaaaaaacacaagttggcttttttgcagtgcacagactcacacacaagaacactgtactgctatatAAAAGTAATCATTGTACTTGCAGAGAAccaatgcattttaatgccacTCACTCGGGATCTGGTACCCTTTATGTGTGCTTTGGGACTTTTGAGGGTCAGTTTTAACTAGTGACTCTCACATCAttgactcttggtttcacaaGGGACACAAATACCggtcaaagtcaaagtccaAAAAGATAAGTACAAAAGATTTGTTCAGCAAATCATTCAGTGCTTTTCAGAGCTATGACATGTTTCTTTCTCTTATGATTCCAGCCACAGAGAAAGTCGGGTCCGCCATCAAAGACAGTTTTTTGTGAATGAATGCATGTGTCTGTTAGACTGATAAGCTCAGAGTTCCTTTAAAGGGTCTGAATCTCAGACTGGAGCCGGTGGACCTGGACATGAGGACGAAGAGGAACGGGTCCAGGCAGGCGTGGAGGCAGCACAGACACACCGCCGCCTTAAAGTGCACGTACAAACCGTCCGTTCCGCTCGCAAAAAGCTGCACATAGTGGAGGAAGTGCAGCAGTCCGGCGGGGGTGAAGCACAGCAGGAAGATGAGGAAGACGAGGGAGCTGGCCCTGATGTAGAGCGCCCAGTCGTGGTGCGTTCGGTTCAGCTCGGAGACGATTCGGGCGTAGCAGACGGCGGTGACGGCGAGCGGCAGCAGCAGGCCGAAGACGGTTAGAAACAGGTTGTAGTAGAGCAGGAAGACGTGGGAGTCCTGGTTCAGCGGCAGGACGTCGTGGCAGGTGATGCGCTCCGTGGCGCCGTCAGGGACCCGGTAGCTCTGCCGGACCAGGAGTACGGGGACCATGGCGGCAGTAAACACGCCCCACAGCGCCACGCTGACCCACGCCGTCAGCGCCCTCTTGGGGAGGCTTTTGTACCTGAACGGGTGCACGATGGCGAGGTACCGCTTGATGCTGATGCACGCCAGCGTCTGGGCCGAGCAGTAGAGGTTGCCATAGAAACAGGCGGTGACCACCCGGCAGGCGGCCTCCCCGAGCGCCCAGTGGTTGCCATGGAGATGGTAGTGAGCcttgaagaggagggagagcaggaggaagaggtcGGAGACGGCCAGGCTGCAGTAGAGGATGGCCGAGGACACTTTTCTGACTTTAGTGGCCAGCGTGCACAAGATGGCCACGTTGGCCGGGATCCCCACGGCAACCAGCAGCAGGTAGACGACCGGGATGACCCGCGTGCTCAGAGCGCCGCGCAGGTACTCGGAGGTGCTGTTGTTAGGGGGCTTCAGAGCTGGGGGGACACTGGGAGCTGGGGTCCCATTTAGGACAGCAGAGGACTCAGTGAACAGATTCCCAAGGAAAGTTCTGGGATTAACGACATTCAGCTGCTCTTCGTCTCCACTTCCCTCtgcaaaataaagaagaaaatacaaacattaaTCATCATTTTATTCACAACATTCATGATGCTTCAATATGCAtattttgaacctggtctcacagaaatccgtgaaatagccacggatttcgcttaactcaaaatccatggaatagccacggaatcgctcaaatttctgtgaaactgacacggatttcgctacaatgcaagttaatgcattcaaaatgtcttgaaaaa from Centropristis striata isolate RG_2023a ecotype Rhode Island chromosome 19, C.striata_1.0, whole genome shotgun sequence includes the following:
- the LOC131992212 gene encoding proteinase-activated receptor 3 — translated: MGKLLLLLVFVPCCLCETLQNKEGSGDEEQLNVVNPRTFLGNLFTESSAVLNGTPAPSVPPALKPPNNSTSEYLRGALSTRVIPVVYLLLVAVGIPANVAILCTLATKVRKVSSAILYCSLAVSDLFLLLSLLFKAHYHLHGNHWALGEAACRVVTACFYGNLYCSAQTLACISIKRYLAIVHPFRYKSLPKRALTAWVSVALWGVFTAAMVPVLLVRQSYRVPDGATERITCHDVLPLNQDSHVFLLYYNLFLTVFGLLLPLAVTAVCYARIVSELNRTHHDWALYIRASSLVFLIFLLCFTPAGLLHFLHYVQLFASGTDGLYVHFKAAVCLCCLHACLDPFLFVLMSRSTGSSLRFRPFKGTLSLSV